The following proteins come from a genomic window of Brevibacillus antibioticus:
- a CDS encoding recombinase family protein, which yields MKRRAKLFSIFSIRTILTNPTYIGQNRWSSRKPDCG from the coding sequence ATGAAACGGAGAGCGAAGTTATTCAGTATTTTTAGTATTAGGACAATACTGACGAACCCGACCTATATTGGACAGAATCGGTGGTCATCTCGCAAGCCTGATTGCGGATGA